Proteins from a genomic interval of Leptospira kanakyensis:
- a CDS encoding PP2C family protein-serine/threonine phosphatase, producing the protein MNKSKIKTTNSLRFKIGLFYSLLALLNIIFFTVMIFENQSDLLLKNFQFQSENLANTILADIQTIGLSGERDETYDVFRKTLKLYEIGKFSIFEANGKIILSEPESKEGLGEIKESVLKKTKEVSSDKEGNLFKARYSLDLNESDFTVDFLLPVKLSDSREVFLFTHFNISSIQDRLKQLYIQVGYAVLWGIVFHIIFAILVYRAIFKRVGSLEVASKGMATGNLQSRVDWSFKSNDELDSLGKSFNLMAEEIQNKVTTITRLNEEINQELQIGKEVQELFLPSVKKFKKFNIGKLYRPMREVSGDLYQYFQIPEKDFYGFFLADASGHGVSAALVTVVMAMSLQAIMKENHSAIQAINQLGEVIANRLQASFFATGVFVVFEEPGVVKFVNAGHNAPFIVRPSTKEITYIDSSGPPLGMGDDIQYSLDSFPVLPGDKIVLYTDGVVETPIKEGGLFGLERFTEIVLENIHLSNSEIVEKAMELLEEKHEEYKDDVTMIILDVPE; encoded by the coding sequence GTGAACAAAAGCAAAATCAAAACGACGAATTCCTTACGCTTTAAGATTGGACTCTTTTATTCCCTTCTTGCCTTACTCAATATCATCTTTTTTACGGTGATGATCTTCGAAAATCAATCCGACTTACTTCTCAAAAACTTCCAATTTCAGTCTGAAAACCTAGCCAATACCATCCTTGCGGACATTCAAACCATTGGGCTTTCTGGAGAAAGGGATGAAACTTACGATGTCTTTCGAAAAACTTTGAAGTTATACGAGATTGGCAAGTTTTCTATTTTTGAGGCAAATGGAAAAATCATTTTATCGGAACCCGAATCGAAAGAAGGTTTAGGAGAAATCAAAGAATCTGTTTTGAAAAAAACAAAAGAAGTTTCTTCTGATAAAGAAGGAAACTTGTTTAAGGCGCGTTATAGTTTAGATCTCAACGAGTCTGATTTTACCGTTGATTTTTTACTACCGGTCAAACTTTCCGATTCGAGAGAGGTTTTCCTTTTTACCCATTTTAATATTTCCTCGATCCAAGACCGATTGAAACAACTCTATATTCAAGTTGGATATGCTGTCCTTTGGGGGATTGTATTCCACATTATTTTTGCGATTTTAGTATATCGTGCCATCTTCAAACGAGTTGGATCTTTGGAAGTTGCATCCAAAGGAATGGCAACTGGAAATTTACAATCTAGGGTAGATTGGAGTTTTAAAAGTAATGATGAGTTGGATAGTTTAGGAAAGTCGTTCAACTTAATGGCTGAGGAAATTCAAAACAAAGTCACAACCATTACACGACTGAACGAAGAAATCAACCAAGAACTTCAAATTGGTAAAGAAGTGCAGGAGCTCTTTTTACCATCTGTTAAAAAATTTAAAAAATTCAATATTGGAAAATTATACCGTCCCATGCGAGAGGTTTCGGGAGATTTATACCAATACTTCCAAATTCCTGAAAAGGATTTTTATGGATTTTTTTTGGCGGATGCATCTGGACATGGAGTATCTGCTGCCCTTGTAACGGTTGTTATGGCTATGTCTTTACAAGCCATCATGAAAGAAAACCATTCTGCCATCCAAGCCATCAACCAACTGGGAGAGGTCATTGCCAACAGATTACAAGCCTCCTTTTTTGCCACTGGTGTTTTTGTTGTTTTTGAAGAACCAGGTGTTGTTAAGTTTGTCAACGCAGGCCACAACGCTCCTTTTATTGTCCGTCCTTCTACAAAAGAAATTACTTATATCGATAGTTCGGGTCCTCCTCTCGGTATGGGTGATGACATCCAATATTCGCTCGATTCTTTTCCCGTCCTTCCCGGTGATAAAATTGTCCTTTATACAGATGGGGTAGTAGAAACTCCCATAAAAGAAGGGGGCCTATTCGGACTCGAGAGGTTCACTGAAATCGTATTAGAAAACATCCATCTTTCCAACTCTGAAATTGTAGAAAAAGCAATGGAGTTACTCGAAGAAAAACATGAGGAATATAAGGATGATGTAACGATGATTATCCTTGATGTACCGGAATGA
- a CDS encoding tetratricopeptide repeat protein has protein sequence MRKFFFFSLFFILFFFFAVASQAIVSVKLQELRFGILRDQLMNYQLSSQTLRERLKQMFLSKDDYMSEVKVNILESGIMNSETEGLDIKMATLDRFGLYVINSVRFLNFKPALELEEQQNTIIRLQFAFYMERTRKYPIASKKYQELEDSITSSLSDEMAFTLLHHGYCLVMMGEREKAFVKLTKTIDLFPGSHYAENASLLISFLEEGEKKKEELKNKKKSPEELAYSLFQSGDYEETLKTLENIPILTKDQSYVKARAMEELGKTSNAVKEYIQLVKQKDNKEVAIRANRRLLLIGNFYQENKSLVAFSKEEANKLGDTKAAENIEEGKSLVLKPVIIEKVLKAETPTNLSAEETKELNQIKENIRESLEDSKGETTKLALVVSEEKIPIVPENLPDPITKKAPETENLVVKKPVSKTPSKLKVKLRDGREVVCDEVKIEGNLATLQLGSFGLNLPYDLVVSVKISGEQGQIKLVTGSGEKREAGQWIQNGNGDWTKPKSTEEPVVRAEVKSFRL, from the coding sequence ATGAGAAAGTTTTTCTTTTTTTCTCTTTTTTTCATTCTGTTTTTTTTCTTTGCAGTGGCCTCCCAAGCCATCGTAAGTGTTAAGTTACAAGAACTACGGTTTGGTATCTTAAGAGACCAACTAATGAATTACCAACTTTCATCTCAAACTCTAAGAGAGCGTTTGAAACAAATGTTCCTTTCCAAAGATGATTATATGTCCGAGGTAAAAGTAAACATTTTGGAATCGGGGATTATGAATTCCGAAACAGAAGGTTTGGATATAAAAATGGCAACTTTGGACAGGTTTGGTCTTTATGTCATCAATTCAGTTCGATTTTTAAATTTCAAACCGGCACTGGAACTGGAAGAACAACAAAATACAATCATTCGTTTGCAGTTTGCATTTTATATGGAAAGGACAAGAAAGTATCCTATTGCTTCCAAAAAATACCAAGAACTGGAAGATTCAATCACCTCATCTTTATCCGATGAAATGGCATTCACTCTCCTTCACCATGGTTACTGTTTGGTGATGATGGGAGAAAGAGAAAAGGCTTTTGTCAAACTAACCAAAACCATTGATTTATTTCCAGGAAGCCATTACGCGGAGAATGCCAGCCTTCTCATTAGTTTTTTAGAAGAAGGTGAAAAGAAAAAAGAAGAATTAAAAAACAAAAAAAAATCTCCGGAAGAGTTGGCTTATTCTCTTTTCCAAAGTGGAGATTATGAAGAAACTTTAAAAACTTTAGAAAACATTCCGATCCTCACAAAAGACCAATCCTATGTCAAAGCCCGCGCCATGGAAGAACTAGGAAAAACATCCAATGCGGTCAAAGAATACATCCAACTTGTCAAACAAAAAGATAACAAAGAAGTGGCGATTCGTGCCAACAGACGTTTGTTACTGATTGGAAATTTTTATCAAGAAAACAAGTCCCTTGTGGCTTTTTCGAAAGAAGAAGCAAATAAGTTAGGTGATACCAAAGCTGCTGAAAATATTGAAGAAGGAAAAAGTTTAGTATTAAAACCAGTCATCATTGAAAAGGTATTAAAGGCAGAAACACCAACCAATCTGAGTGCCGAAGAAACCAAAGAACTCAACCAAATCAAAGAAAACATCCGAGAGTCTCTAGAAGATTCCAAAGGGGAAACTACAAAACTTGCCCTTGTTGTCTCGGAAGAAAAAATCCCTATTGTCCCGGAAAATCTTCCTGATCCCATCACCAAAAAAGCGCCAGAAACAGAGAATCTCGTCGTTAAGAAACCGGTTTCCAAAACTCCATCCAAACTCAAAGTTAAGTTACGAGATGGTCGGGAAGTGGTTTGTGATGAAGTCAAAATCGAAGGAAATCTTGCAACCTTACAACTTGGTTCCTTTGGTTTAAATTTGCCCTATGATTTGGTGGTTTCTGTGAAAATTTCCGGAGAGCAGGGTCAGATCAAACTCGTGACAGGATCAGGTGAAAAACGGGAAGCTGGGCAATGGATCCAAAATGGAAATGGGGATTGGACAAAACCTAAATCGACAGAAGAGCCAGTCGTGCGAGCGGAAGTGAAGTCCTTCCGGCTCTAG
- a CDS encoding STAS domain-containing protein — MNFTTKQVKNHTVVTLEGSLDIYSAPALKKELHKIIDDGAESVAIDMVNIKLLDSSGIALLANLQKKLKSEEGQFFLLNVSQDVMVILKLSSLDKFFTILGGESELP, encoded by the coding sequence ATGAATTTCACAACAAAACAAGTTAAAAATCATACAGTTGTTACTCTAGAGGGTTCCCTCGATATTTACTCTGCACCCGCTTTAAAAAAAGAACTCCACAAAATCATCGATGACGGGGCGGAATCGGTAGCGATTGATATGGTCAATATCAAACTGTTGGATTCTTCCGGAATTGCCCTCCTTGCAAATCTCCAAAAGAAACTCAAATCAGAGGAAGGTCAGTTTTTCCTCTTAAACGTAAGCCAGGATGTGATGGTCATTTTGAAACTATCCAGTTTGGATAAGTTTTTTACAATCCTTGGCGGAGAATCGGAACTCCCGTAA
- a CDS encoding putative bifunctional diguanylate cyclase/phosphodiesterase: MGSPISVLILENDSNSVFDLVREMKSGGLSPLYRVVESFPSWETTVHEEDWDAILCSTREPFHSEIPIYLQYLNDKKLDIPVILLSDSEEFTKNLSYMKSGVNDIIDRKNLLRLTEVLERERRELVYRKEKNTTETFLYQSLKEIQLQKFALDQANIVSITDANGIITYVNDAFSKVTGYSVSELIGQNHRIMKSTDKTKEDWTKIWEIIQKGKVWRGEIRNIKKDGSDYWADTTIVPFTGQDKSVFQYIAIHHDITDRKLAEQQLTHDAFYDNLTGLPNRALFLARIEQKIFAYNMKDSGYPILFCINIDNFKRINHSLGNEAGDKVLQIFAERLKKYSDSDAIITRLGADNFAILLTHILSIDEGVNFAFRLLERLGDPIPIGGYSIYLTASSGISGFGLGGKEADVLLRNAEIAMFHAKSQKVGTVSVFNQAMQEKIHFQLEIQNDLKKALTQNEIFVYYQPILDIKENKIGHWEALVRWRHPQRGMVSPGEFIPLAEDSGLIVSITKFVLERAADVIEEVQLKQGHPISIAVNLSPQVFFDQNIFHWIVDLHNRRNIPYTSLQVEITESLAMKNLSETVPILSNLIDIGVKVALDDFGTGFSSLSYLEKLPLSILKIDKSFLNNVEVGTKESFLLVSIINMAHDLGYSVVAEGVEELEQLELLKSFQCDKIQGYWLSKPIGNEDIVPFIKKFNSKQEKT; the protein is encoded by the coding sequence ATGGGCAGTCCAATCAGCGTTCTAATACTCGAAAACGATTCTAACAGTGTATTTGATCTCGTAAGAGAAATGAAGTCGGGTGGCTTAAGCCCTCTATACCGAGTCGTTGAATCCTTCCCATCATGGGAAACCACCGTCCACGAAGAAGATTGGGATGCCATCCTCTGTAGCACAAGAGAACCCTTCCATTCGGAAATTCCCATATATTTACAGTATCTAAACGACAAAAAGTTAGATATCCCAGTGATTCTACTCAGCGATTCTGAAGAATTCACGAAAAACCTAAGTTATATGAAGTCAGGGGTCAATGATATCATTGATCGAAAAAACCTACTTCGTTTAACAGAGGTTTTGGAAAGAGAAAGAAGGGAACTAGTCTACAGAAAAGAAAAAAACACCACGGAAACTTTCCTTTACCAATCCTTAAAGGAAATCCAACTTCAAAAATTTGCGTTGGACCAGGCAAATATTGTCTCTATCACCGATGCCAACGGGATCATCACTTATGTCAATGATGCATTTTCCAAAGTAACTGGTTATAGCGTTTCCGAGCTCATTGGTCAAAACCATAGGATCATGAAGTCAACCGACAAAACCAAAGAAGATTGGACTAAAATCTGGGAAATCATTCAAAAAGGAAAGGTTTGGCGCGGCGAAATTAGAAACATCAAAAAAGACGGTAGCGATTATTGGGCGGATACCACCATCGTTCCGTTCACCGGGCAAGACAAATCTGTATTCCAATACATTGCCATTCATCATGACATTACAGATAGGAAACTTGCGGAACAACAATTAACTCATGACGCATTTTATGACAACCTAACAGGATTACCAAACAGAGCTTTGTTTCTTGCGAGGATTGAACAAAAAATCTTTGCCTACAATATGAAAGATTCAGGATACCCAATTTTATTCTGCATCAATATTGATAACTTCAAACGAATCAATCATTCACTTGGAAATGAAGCAGGGGACAAAGTCCTTCAGATTTTTGCTGAGAGACTAAAGAAATATTCTGATTCTGATGCCATCATTACTAGACTCGGTGCTGATAATTTTGCCATTTTACTGACCCATATCCTTTCCATTGATGAAGGGGTCAACTTTGCATTTAGACTTTTAGAACGTTTAGGAGATCCCATTCCCATCGGTGGTTATTCTATTTATTTAACCGCTTCTTCCGGAATCTCTGGGTTTGGACTTGGAGGGAAGGAAGCAGATGTCCTTCTTCGAAATGCAGAAATTGCAATGTTCCATGCTAAGTCCCAAAAAGTGGGAACGGTTTCTGTTTTTAACCAAGCCATGCAGGAAAAAATCCACTTCCAGTTGGAAATCCAAAATGATTTAAAAAAGGCATTAACACAAAATGAAATTTTTGTTTATTACCAACCCATCCTTGACATTAAAGAAAATAAAATAGGGCATTGGGAGGCACTCGTTCGGTGGCGACATCCCCAACGAGGAATGGTTTCTCCAGGAGAATTTATTCCCCTTGCAGAAGATTCTGGTCTCATCGTTTCTATTACCAAATTTGTTTTGGAAAGAGCAGCAGATGTCATTGAAGAAGTTCAATTAAAACAGGGCCATCCGATTTCTATTGCTGTGAATCTAAGCCCTCAAGTGTTTTTTGACCAAAACATTTTTCATTGGATCGTTGATTTACACAATCGTAGAAACATTCCTTATACTTCTTTACAAGTAGAGATTACTGAAAGTTTGGCGATGAAAAATTTGTCTGAAACCGTACCAATCCTTTCTAACTTAATTGATATTGGTGTGAAAGTGGCTTTGGATGATTTTGGAACTGGATTTTCTTCTCTTTCTTACTTAGAAAAGTTACCACTTTCCATTTTAAAAATTGATAAATCTTTTTTAAACAATGTGGAAGTAGGTACGAAAGAAAGTTTTTTACTCGTATCCATCATCAATATGGCACATGACCTAGGTTACTCCGTAGTGGCAGAAGGAGTAGAGGAGTTGGAACAACTAGAACTTCTCAAATCTTTTCAATGTGATAAAATCCAAGGGTATTGGTTATCCAAACCCATTGGAAACGAAGATATTGTCCCATTTATCAAAAAGTTCAATTCAAAACAGGAAAAAACATGA
- a CDS encoding M48 family metallopeptidase, which produces MIRNFYLLLVVLTFIHCSTSPTGRRQIILVKDGEMNEMGTDAFSEMKTKTPIDSSVSANSYVNCIVSAQLAVTTDTTGVESWEVVVFRDNTPNAFALPGGKIGVYTGMFSVAKNKDQLAAVIGHEIGHVIARHGNERVSQNQLAGGSVKILESLGKPTVAGALGLGAKFGVLLPFSREHESEADLIGLELMAKSGFDPRESVNLWKNMSALGGSKPNELLSTHPSDATRMKNLNAAMGNALALWEKAKAEGKRPNCQL; this is translated from the coding sequence ATGATTCGAAATTTTTATCTTTTGTTAGTGGTTTTAACATTCATCCACTGTAGTACATCACCCACCGGTCGCAGACAAATCATCCTCGTGAAAGATGGAGAAATGAATGAAATGGGAACAGATGCCTTTTCGGAGATGAAAACTAAAACACCAATTGATTCTAGTGTTTCTGCAAATTCTTATGTAAACTGTATCGTATCTGCACAGTTAGCCGTAACGACAGATACCACGGGAGTCGAATCCTGGGAAGTTGTTGTTTTCAGAGATAACACTCCCAATGCCTTTGCACTACCTGGTGGAAAAATTGGTGTTTATACAGGAATGTTTTCGGTAGCCAAAAACAAAGACCAACTAGCAGCTGTGATTGGGCATGAAATTGGCCATGTCATTGCAAGACATGGAAACGAACGAGTTTCCCAAAACCAATTGGCAGGGGGATCTGTCAAAATCCTTGAAAGCCTTGGAAAACCGACTGTTGCTGGTGCCTTAGGCCTTGGTGCAAAATTTGGAGTTTTGTTGCCATTTTCAAGAGAACACGAATCGGAAGCGGATTTGATTGGACTCGAACTCATGGCAAAATCTGGATTTGATCCAAGGGAGAGCGTGAACCTTTGGAAAAATATGAGTGCTCTTGGCGGATCCAAACCAAACGAACTTTTATCGACACACCCATCGGATGCGACTCGAATGAAAAATTTAAATGCGGCGATGGGAAATGCGTTGGCACTTTGGGAGAAAGCAAAGGCAGAAGGAAAACGTCCCAACTGCCAACTGTAA
- a CDS encoding MORN repeat-containing protein, which yields MKLSFRLLVCNLFLLSMLVACASQDTKDGSDQTNADTKSNSRNANLEDPEKGGKKFGCIEGNCVNGIGKYVYDNGDVYTGSFKNDLREGAGNFLYSDGEKFNGTYTEDKKQGPGEYNFKNGDKYVGEFQNGQINGKGTYSFKDGKSVSGDFTSDGQEGIGVLTDDGKARNCKIAGRKLLCE from the coding sequence ATGAAATTATCCTTTCGCCTTTTGGTTTGTAATCTTTTTCTTTTGTCCATGCTTGTGGCCTGTGCTTCACAAGACACAAAAGATGGATCGGACCAAACAAACGCAGATACAAAATCGAATTCACGAAATGCCAACTTAGAAGATCCTGAAAAAGGTGGAAAAAAGTTTGGTTGTATTGAAGGGAATTGTGTCAACGGAATCGGTAAGTATGTTTACGATAATGGCGATGTTTATACTGGCTCTTTTAAAAACGACCTCCGCGAAGGTGCCGGAAATTTCCTCTATTCCGATGGTGAAAAATTCAATGGTACTTATACGGAAGATAAAAAACAAGGTCCCGGTGAATATAATTTCAAAAACGGAGATAAATATGTAGGGGAATTCCAAAACGGACAAATCAACGGAAAAGGAACTTATAGTTTTAAGGACGGTAAGTCGGTTTCCGGTGATTTTACCTCTGATGGCCAAGAAGGAATTGGTGTTCTCACCGATGACGGAAAGGCAAGAAATTGTAAAATTGCAGGAAGAAAACTTCTCTGCGAATAA
- a CDS encoding ATP-dependent helicase encodes MNEELNEAQKAVILSPPGAILVVAGAGTGKTNTIVHKLASLVQAGIDPSSLLLLTFTRRAAKEMINRASSLLDSRMFSVQGGTFHSFCHKFLRKYSLAVSLNSNFTILDEDDAVSFVGMARDQIVSKDSKVRFPKKETLAEIFSACFNLQISLEKVLQKDYPMFLGLTREIQEIKTKFAELKLKHNSLDFDDLLDFTRKILMEEESIRERIGLQYQYILVDEYQDTNRIQAHIACLLASKHQNILVVGDDAQCIYGFRGANVNNMLDFPKIFPKTKTIHLTKNYRSTQPILDLANAVLEKSKENYKKQLVSSLTKPVSPKPQHIKFESSEEEATWITDQILELYESDISLSKIAVLFRAGFLSNLLEVKLKSKQIPFRKFGGKRFLDLAHVKDMLAYLRIIENPRDVLSWNRVLLLEKNIGKKYAQVLYKNLESINFQYETLETSPTFFLGIPEAPKVSFQNLIKILNSNLDLGNSMAIVEVVLSHYFPILEQEYDDFDKRKYDLESFKILSKSTPVLSDYLANLTLDPTEKLDTNAPEKEENEFLTLSTIHSAKGLEWEYVFTIQVVEGSLPSSRIKTIQDLEEERRLFYVAITRAKQGLFLTSPVFSDKNRLTTVSRFLADLPNLNDLVEEDSPKNKEETSIEENPKPENDNFQDIQRYFLN; translated from the coding sequence GTGAATGAGGAATTAAACGAGGCCCAAAAGGCAGTCATTCTGTCTCCTCCAGGCGCTATCTTAGTGGTCGCTGGAGCTGGGACTGGAAAAACAAACACAATTGTTCATAAATTGGCCTCTCTCGTTCAGGCGGGGATCGATCCTAGTTCCCTCCTACTCCTTACCTTTACAAGAAGGGCTGCAAAAGAAATGATCAATCGTGCAAGTAGCCTTCTTGATTCAAGAATGTTTTCCGTACAAGGTGGTACCTTTCATTCCTTTTGCCACAAATTCCTTAGGAAGTATTCCTTAGCTGTTTCCCTTAATTCCAATTTTACAATTTTGGACGAGGATGATGCCGTAAGTTTTGTTGGAATGGCAAGAGACCAAATTGTCTCTAAGGATTCAAAAGTTAGGTTTCCCAAAAAAGAAACATTGGCAGAGATTTTTTCTGCCTGTTTTAATTTACAAATTTCCTTGGAAAAAGTACTTCAAAAAGACTATCCAATGTTTCTTGGTCTCACAAGAGAAATCCAAGAAATCAAAACCAAATTTGCAGAACTTAAACTAAAACATAATTCATTAGATTTTGATGATTTGTTGGACTTCACAAGAAAGATTTTGATGGAAGAAGAGTCCATTCGCGAACGGATTGGATTGCAGTATCAATATATTTTAGTAGATGAATACCAGGATACAAATCGTATCCAAGCACATATTGCATGTTTACTTGCTAGCAAACACCAAAACATCTTAGTCGTTGGCGATGATGCTCAGTGTATTTATGGTTTTCGTGGGGCCAACGTAAACAATATGTTGGATTTCCCAAAAATATTTCCAAAAACAAAAACGATCCATCTAACAAAGAATTATCGCAGTACACAACCCATTTTGGATTTGGCAAATGCAGTTTTGGAAAAAAGTAAAGAAAACTATAAAAAACAATTGGTTTCTTCTTTAACAAAACCAGTCAGTCCAAAACCTCAACATATAAAATTTGAATCGTCCGAAGAAGAAGCTACATGGATAACAGATCAAATTTTGGAATTGTATGAGAGTGATATTTCTTTATCCAAAATCGCCGTTCTTTTCCGTGCAGGTTTTTTATCGAATCTTTTAGAAGTCAAACTTAAGTCCAAACAAATCCCCTTTCGTAAATTTGGAGGAAAACGTTTTTTGGATTTGGCACATGTCAAAGATATGCTTGCTTACCTTCGTATCATCGAAAATCCAAGAGATGTACTTTCTTGGAATCGAGTTTTACTCCTTGAAAAAAATATCGGTAAAAAATATGCGCAAGTTCTTTATAAAAACCTTGAATCAATCAACTTTCAATATGAAACTTTAGAAACATCTCCCACGTTTTTTTTAGGTATTCCTGAAGCTCCAAAAGTATCATTTCAAAACTTAATCAAAATTCTAAATTCGAATTTAGATTTAGGAAATAGTATGGCAATTGTAGAAGTTGTCCTTTCACATTATTTTCCTATTTTGGAACAGGAATATGATGATTTTGATAAGAGAAAATATGATTTGGAGTCTTTTAAAATCTTAAGTAAATCCACACCAGTTCTATCTGATTATTTAGCAAACTTAACCCTAGATCCAACTGAAAAGTTAGATACAAATGCCCCAGAAAAAGAAGAAAATGAGTTTTTAACACTCTCTACAATTCATTCTGCCAAAGGATTGGAATGGGAATATGTATTTACCATACAAGTTGTCGAAGGTAGTTTACCCAGCTCTCGTATAAAAACCATCCAAGATTTGGAAGAAGAAAGAAGGTTGTTTTACGTAGCAATTACAAGAGCCAAACAAGGGTTGTTTTTAACTTCGCCTGTATTTTCTGATAAAAATAGATTAACAACTGTGAGTCGATTTTTAGCTGATTTACCAAATCTAAACGATTTAGTCGAAGAAGATTCCCCTAAAAATAAAGAAGAAACTTCTATAGAGGAAAATCCGAAACCAGAAAATGACAACTTTCAAGACATCCAACGATACTTTTTGAATTGA
- a CDS encoding ATP-binding response regulator → MTAVVGSDKETDVKRILVVEDERIIAINICSTLKQYGYNATYVSDANDAIEHIENEHFDLVLMDIMLNGPMDGIEIATIIKKTKEIPVIYLTAYSDEATINRAKATEPFGYLIKPFNSRDLYISVEMAIYKSQVQKHIRNVESRLAENQKWETIALVASGISHEVNNPLTSILNLAELIALEAKKLGSNSLQEKASKIAEESDRIAKIIKNLVSYSQSTSSQWNYSNLGSIANDTRSFLHQYFLKEGIQCEIELGDVPLAYCQPQKIKQVLLNLIQDARVRVNTREDTIGRKINVILKQAEEEGTSHILIQIKDNGSEDLMKGISQMNSLEVTKSIISEHKGKMYRDDAVSSWFFTLPIIKPL, encoded by the coding sequence ATGACAGCAGTTGTGGGATCAGATAAAGAAACAGACGTTAAAAGAATCCTTGTCGTTGAGGATGAGCGGATCATTGCCATCAATATTTGTTCCACTCTGAAACAATATGGATACAACGCCACTTATGTTTCTGACGCAAATGATGCCATCGAACATATTGAAAATGAACATTTTGATTTAGTCCTAATGGATATTATGTTAAACGGTCCGATGGACGGAATCGAAATTGCAACCATTATTAAAAAAACAAAAGAAATACCTGTTATCTACTTAACTGCTTATTCGGATGAAGCAACAATCAATAGAGCCAAAGCCACAGAACCTTTTGGATATCTAATCAAACCTTTTAACAGTCGTGATTTGTACATCTCTGTCGAGATGGCAATTTATAAATCACAAGTCCAAAAACACATCCGGAATGTGGAGAGTCGGCTTGCAGAAAATCAAAAATGGGAAACCATTGCTCTTGTGGCTTCAGGAATTTCTCATGAAGTGAATAACCCTCTCACATCCATTTTGAATTTAGCAGAATTAATTGCACTGGAAGCGAAAAAATTAGGAAGTAATTCCTTACAAGAAAAGGCTTCAAAAATTGCCGAAGAATCGGATCGAATTGCTAAAATCATAAAAAACCTAGTTTCCTATTCTCAGTCCACTTCCTCACAATGGAACTATTCCAACTTGGGAAGTATCGCTAACGACACTCGTTCCTTCCTTCACCAATACTTCTTAAAAGAAGGAATCCAATGTGAAATTGAACTTGGGGATGTTCCTCTGGCATATTGCCAACCTCAAAAAATCAAACAGGTTCTTCTCAATCTGATCCAAGATGCTCGGGTCCGAGTCAATACTAGAGAAGATACAATTGGTAGAAAAATAAACGTCATTTTAAAACAAGCAGAAGAAGAGGGAACAAGCCACATTCTGATTCAAATCAAAGACAATGGATCCGAGGATTTGATGAAAGGAATTTCACAAATGAACTCTCTCGAAGTCACAAAAAGTATCATCTCCGAACATAAGGGGAAAATGTACCGAGACGATGCTGTATCTTCTTGGTTTTTTACCTTACCCATCATCAAACCACTATAA